A window of the Henckelia pumila isolate YLH828 chromosome 3, ASM3356847v2, whole genome shotgun sequence genome harbors these coding sequences:
- the LOC140892006 gene encoding uncharacterized protein: protein MAYVDHAFSISDEDIMMGTSYTVNNKPPIKEIALAVSLLVFGALGIVLGVVMAVNEVGGDRAHGLFFALLGGILFIPGFYYTRIAYYAYKGYKGFSFSNIPAV, encoded by the exons ATGGCGTACGTTGATCACGCGTTCTCGATTTCGGATGAGGACATCATGATGGGAACCTCGTACACTGTGAATAACAAGCCGCCGATCAAGGAGATCGCGCTTGCTGTTTCTCTCCTCGTTTTTGGGGCCCTAGGCATCGTCCTCGGAGTAGTCATGGCTGTCAACGAAGTGGGTGGCGACCGAGCCCACG GGCTATTTTTTGCTCTACTGGGTGGAATCCTGTTCATCCCTGGATTCTACTACACACGGATTGCTTACTATGCTTACAAGGGGTACAAAGGTTTTTCATTTTCCAACATACCTGCTGTCTAG